The Pseudofrankia sp. DC12 region CTAACGCACCCAACCGGGCGGCGGGTTTTGTAGGTCCGCTACAACGAGCCGTCGGCACATCGGTGAGTGGCCGCCAGCGACAGGCCACCGCCGCGAAGGGTTAGGTAGACAGGTGCTCGCGATTCTCGCGCCAGGCCAGGGCGCCCAGACCCCAGGCATGCTGCACCCGTGGCTCGGTCTCCCCAGTGCCACGGCTCGGCTGCGTTGGTTCTCGGCGGCGACCGGTCTGGACCTCGTCGAGCTCGGCACTGAGGCGACGGCAGAGACGATCAAAGACACGGCGGTGGCGCAGCCGCTCATCGTGGCGTCCGGCCTCCTCGCCGCGGAACAGCTCGGCCTGCCCGGCCTCGCGGGCCCGAACCTGCGGGTGGCCGGACACAGCGTCGGCGAGATCACCGCCGCGGCGCTCGCCGGCGCGCTCACGCCGGAGACCGCGCTGGTGCTGGTGGCGCTGCGCGGCCGCGCGATGGCAGCGGCCTCCGCCGTCACGCCGACCGGCATGTCCGCGCTGCTCGGCGGTGACCCGGACGCGGTCGCCGCGCATCTGGAGGGCCTCGGCCTGACGCCCGCGAACCGCAACGGTGCCGGCCAGATCGTCGCCGCCGGCGACCTCGCGGCGCTCGCGCGGCTGGCCGACGAACCACCGGCCGGAGCCCGCGTCCGGCCGCTCACCGTCGCCGGGGCGTTCCACACCCACTACATGGCCTCGGCCCGCGACACGCTCGCCGCGGTCACGCCCGGCATCGTGCCCGGCGCGCCTCGCGTCGGCCAGGTGTCGAACGCGGACGGCGCCGTCGTCACCGACGGTCCCGAGGTGCTGGCCCGCCTGGTCAGCCAGGTCGCGAGCCCGGTCCGCTGGGACCTGTGCATGGCGACGCTGCGCGAGCTGGGCGTCAAGGCCGTCATCGAGCTGCCGCCGGCGGGCACGCTGGCCGGCATCGCCCGCCGGGAGCTGCCTGGTGTCCGGGTCCTCGCGGTGAAGAGCCCCGACGACCTGGCCGCCGCCCGCGAGCTCATCGCCGAGCACGTCGGCGCCGAGCAGCCCTCGGTCGTGATCCCCGCTCCCGCCAGGGAACTGGTACCCACCACTGTCCACGCCGGGGAGGCTTGATGACCATCGGAGCACGCGTGCTCGGATTCGGTACCTACCGACCGGTCCGCGTCGTCACCAACGACGATCTCGCCCAACGAGTCGAGACGTCCGACGAGTGGATTCGCACCCGGACCGGCATCGCCACCCGGCGGATCGCCGACTCGGACGAGACCACCGTGATGATGGGCGCCGCCGCCGCGGAGAAGGCGCTCGCCGCTGCCGGCCTCACCGCCGCCGACATCGGCCTGGTGATCACCGCGAGCTGCACCAGCCCGTCGCAGATCCCGGGCGCCAGCCCGCAGATCGCGCACCGGATCGGCGCCCTCTCGGCCGGCGCGCTGGACATCAACGCGGGCTGCGCGGGGTTCTGTTACTCGCTGTCCCAGGCGGCCGACACGGTCCGCTCCGGCTCGGCCCGCCACGTGCTGGTGGTCGCGACGGAGCGGCTCTCGGACTACGTCGACTGGGATGACCG contains the following coding sequences:
- a CDS encoding ACP S-malonyltransferase, giving the protein MLAILAPGQGAQTPGMLHPWLGLPSATARLRWFSAATGLDLVELGTEATAETIKDTAVAQPLIVASGLLAAEQLGLPGLAGPNLRVAGHSVGEITAAALAGALTPETALVLVALRGRAMAAASAVTPTGMSALLGGDPDAVAAHLEGLGLTPANRNGAGQIVAAGDLAALARLADEPPAGARVRPLTVAGAFHTHYMASARDTLAAVTPGIVPGAPRVGQVSNADGAVVTDGPEVLARLVSQVASPVRWDLCMATLRELGVKAVIELPPAGTLAGIARRELPGVRVLAVKSPDDLAAARELIAEHVGAEQPSVVIPAPARELVPTTVHAGEA